The following proteins are co-located in the Amphiprion ocellaris isolate individual 3 ecotype Okinawa chromosome 7, ASM2253959v1, whole genome shotgun sequence genome:
- the rffl gene encoding E3 ubiquitin-protein ligase rififylin — protein MFASCCNWLCVEAEQPDEDHRPPQSYTNSAFSSQPSPPPREHTCKACGGPFDTPAKKHICVDCKKNYCSRCSAQLEPRPRLCHTCQRFYGNLLERAELMKLKVKELRDYLHLHEVSTHLCREKEELVELVLSQQSSPSSGSAPETPTIDPPSMTSDTPDLTPDPPTPTPDPPAAQPEAPPTETAAPEPEVQDEDQTSNPEEVPVLGRRASLSDLSGVDDIEQLSVRQLKEILARNFVNYKGCCEKWELMERVTRLYQDQQNLLAANAVNAAESGGVGPSPEENLCRICMDSPIDCVLLECGHMITCTKCGKRMSECPICRQYVIRAVHVFRS, from the exons TTGTGTGTCGAGGCTGAGCAGCCTGATGAGGACCACAGACCTCCTCAGTCTTACACCAACTCAGCCTTCAGCAGTCAGCCGTCTCCTCCTCCACGTGAACACACCTGTAAGGCCTGTGGGGGGCCCTTCGACACACCTGCCAAGAAG cACATATGTGTCGACTGTAAGAAGAATTACTGCAGCCGTTGCTCCGCCCAGCTGGAGCCCCGCCCCCGCCTTTGCCACACCTGTCAGCGTTTCTACGGCAACCTGCTGGAGCGGGCGGAGCTTATGAAGCTGAAGGTGAAGGAGCTGCGGGACTACCTGCACCTCCATGAGGTGTCCACACACCTGTGCAGAGAGAAG GAGGAACTGGTGGAGCTGGTGCTCAGTCAGCAGTCCTCACCGTCCAGCGGCTCCGCCCCCGAGACCCCGACCATCGACCCCCCCTCCATGACCTCAGACACACCTGACCTAACACCTGACCCCCCCACACCAACCCCCGACCCCCCCGCTGCACAGCCTGAAGCCCCGCCCACAGAGACCGCCGCCCCCGAGCCCGAGGTTCAGGACGAGGACCAG ACCTCGAACCCTGAGGAGGTTCCGGTTCTGGGGCGCCGGGCGTCACTGTCCGATCTGAGCGGGGTGGACGACATCGAGCAGCTCAGCGTCCGGCAGCTGAAGGAGATCCTGGCCAGGAACTTTGTGAACTATAAGGGCTGCTGCGAGAAGTGGGAGCTGATGGAGCGGGTGACCCGGCTGTACCAGGACCAGCAGAACCTGCTGG CTGCCAACGCTGTGAACGCTGCAG AGTCCGGAGGTGTCGGTCCCAGTCCGGAGGAGAACCTCTGCAGGATCTGCATGGACTCGCCCATCGACTGCGTCCTGCTGGAGTGCGGTCACATGATCACCTGCACCAAGTGTGGCAAGAGGATGAGCGAGTGTCCCATCTGCCGGCAGTACGTGATCCGGGCCGTGCACGTGTTCCGGTCCTGA